The Papaver somniferum cultivar HN1 unplaced genomic scaffold, ASM357369v1 unplaced-scaffold_107, whole genome shotgun sequence genome includes a region encoding these proteins:
- the LOC113328225 gene encoding ABC transporter C family member 9-like, producing MFDSSYSLSSWSVGFQLGTPCFWEEVSILVQLGVLGSILICFMKKRCAHGSRSIEEGVGKYPSSIRLGFVYKSALVCSVLIAGTHILMLWMILNGYDALCKSKNSVLCKEILLEISCLITLLLVLNLRHSRSLKLPRVLRVWWILSFILSIVHTTLYTSYIHTNHRSLTIVYYVNFVSLISSTYLVGISINGATGISFITNSTTESLLNKLENHSDGKKEKESPYQRATLLQLITFSWLSPLFKVGYKKPLEQEDVPGIHIKDSAEFLSHSFNNILKQVKETKNTRSPSIYMAIFLFIRKKAAINAFFAVINAGASYVGPYLINDFVAFLTQKKHYSLKTGYIIVLAFISAKTVEVIADRQWVFGARQLGMNLKGVLITHIYKKGLHLSNQSRQSHTSGEIINLMSVDIQRITEFIWYMNIIGMLPIQISLATCILYLNLGLSSYAGLAATLMVMLCTIPLQRIQKRLQSRIMEAKDERMNCFFRFGLKEKKTIC from the exons ATGTTTGATTCAAGCTACAGTTTATCAA GCTGGAGCGTTGGGTTCCAGTTAGGCACACCATGTTTTTGGGAAGAAGTCAGCATATTAGTCCAACTAGGGGTTCTAGGAAGCATTTTGATCTGCTTCATGAAGAAAAGATGTGCACATGGATCACGAAGTATAGAGGAAGGTGTAGGAAAATACCCCAGCAGCATCAGACTTGGCTTTGTCTACAAATCTGCGTTAGTTTGTTCTGTTTTAATAGCAGGAACTCATatcttgatgctttggatgatTTTAAACGGATACGACGCCCTCTGCAAATCGAAAAACTCAGTTCTCTGTAAAGAAATTCTGTTAGAGATATCATGCCTAATCACATTACTTCTGGTTTTGAATCTTCGTCACTCAAGGTCCTTGAAGCTACCAAGGGTTCTAAGAGTCTGGTGGATCTTAAGCTTCATATTATCTATTGTCCATACAACTCTTTATACAAGTTATATTCACACAAACCATAGATCCCTAACCATAGTGTATTACGTCAACTTCGTCAGCTTAATTTCCTCAACATACTTGGTAGGAATTTCAATTAACGGGGCAACTGGCATTAGCTTCATCACCAATAGCACCACAGAGTCACTACTGAACAAACTTGAAAATCATTCTGAtggaaagaaggaaaaggaatcacCTTATCAAAGAGCTACACTTCTCCAACTCATCACTTTCTCTTGGCTTAGTCCATTATTCAAAGTTGGGTACAAGAAACCACTCGAACAAGAAGATGTCCCAGGCATCCACATCAAGGACTCTGCTGAATTCCTCTCCCATTCATTTAACAACATTCTAAAACAAGTCAAGGAGACAAAAAACACCAGGAGTCCATCAATTTACATGGCTATCTTTCTGTTCATCaggaaaaaagcagcaattaacGCATTTTTCGCAGTAATCAATGCTGGAGCATCATATGTTGGTCCATACTTGATCAATGACTTTGTGGCCTTTTTAACTCAGAAGAAACACTACAGCTTAAAGACTGGTTATATTATTGTACTAGCATTCATAAGTGCCAAAACGGTTGAAGTGATTGCAGATAGGCAATGGGTTTTCGGGGCTCGCCAACTAGGCATGAATCTGAAAGGAGTCCTTATAACCCACATATATAAGAAGGGTCTTCATCTGTCAAATCAGTCCAGGCAAAGCCACACTAGCGGAGAGATTATTAATCTAATGAGTGTAGATATTCAGAGAATTACGGAATTCATCTGGTACATGAATATAATCGGGATGCTGCCGATCCAAATTTCACTAGCCACCTGTATCCTATATTTGAATTTGGGTCTTAGCTCATATGCAGGATTAGCCGCAACATTAATGGTGATGTTATGCACTATACCTCTTCAAAGAATCCAGAAACGGTTGCAGTCAAGGATCATGGAAGCGAAGGACGAAAGAATGAATTGCTTCTTTCGGTTTggcttaaaagaaaagaaaaccataTGTTAA
- the LOC113328027 gene encoding putative disease resistance protein RGA4, which produces MEGLLIDGTTGLLENLGYVVTQQIGKAWGVKYELEKLKNSLETIAAVTTEAEKRQGESEVVRLWLRRLKDVVYDADDVLDEFTYEARHQIEMDGEGSKVQDMSSSSNSFAFRLKMEPQIKDINDRLSILTETSWLSILEHDSLKTIDARTKITSILKLSYDKLPSHLKLCFSYCSLFPKDVEIDKITLIQLWMAEGFLHPSQDGNQLSQEDVGNHYFHSLLADSFFQIVKKDKLGDIETCKMPGLVHDLALSVNGVHDIKIVDSNDIESISEFRRLQLDLDAQTSKTFSKVLEKAKRVRSIVSIRNDRLGEHLHYSENLRVVCLLRCYALDIPSQLLKLKHLRYLDLTYCDFDEGHHVSIHQLYNLQTLVLRGCKNVETILKGIGSLKILRHLNIRHSDVEVLTDSIIKLTDLQTLDLYSCKHFVALPVNIGSLKNLGGLNIEWCEKLNVLPRDLGSLTRLRCLDLTGTDIKVLPESCISSLCNLEVMVFGDCKLPKEIKHWPKLRVLIHDRERGEMPIDTETLTCIETLESYMVRRNGEKTISYSSVSISGIEELANLNNLQVLKIVDLGNGIDAERAKLKEKINLRHLCLKWGTFFELYHMGFDEEAVLEGLEPHPNLRELEIYGFKGKRFPKWMSSSNCLPNLVKLNLSGYSGSDSLLSLGMLPCLEVLEICMAYYVEFLGEEFYYQQEEISSTTTISLFPSLIHLNVRDMETLKEWVVPIYNTFPSLEKLEIFNCPKLRSIPNSFPFLKKLYLMDNNSEAVAAILATGGLTSVTFLEIRESPQLLYIPLSLLSQNNTPNLQELVIHECSEFLGFVGDDYIFEVYNNSEKNGDDDNGYDDLEALVFFLSKMNLDSNSGNISNSLLSLQLIDCPNLWVLPDIWSFNSLRKLTIFKCDELKELITNYLEESFIFLQELKVDFIQKEFIQEDPTDSRKLVNLMEFVDQWKK; this is translated from the coding sequence ATGGAAGGTCTACTCATTGACGGCACAACCGGTTTATTGGAAAATTTGGGTTATGTTGTTACTCAACAGATTGGTAAGGCTTGGGGTGTGAAATATGAGCTGGAAAAACTTAAAAATAGTTTGGAGACGATAGCGGCCGTAACAACCGAAGCTGAGAAGCGGCAAGGGGAATCTGAGGTTGTTAGACTTTGGTTAAGAAGGCTCAAGGATGTTGTGTATGATGCTGATGATGTTCTGGACGAATTTACTTACGAAGCCAGGCATCAAATTGAAATGGATGGCGAAGGAAGTAAGGTACAAGATATGTCTTCATCATCCAACTCATTTGCATTTCGTTTGAAGATGGAACCTCAAATAAAAGATATTAATGATAGGCTGTCCATCCTAACCGAGACTAGTTGGCTGTCAATCCTAGAGCATGATAGTTTAAAGACGATAGATGCGAGAACTAAAATAACATCTATATTGAAACTTAGCTATGATAAATTACCCTCACATTTGAAACTTTGTTTTTCCTATTGCTCTTTATTCCCGAAGGATGTCGAGATTGATAAAATAACTTTGATTCAATTATGGATGGCTGAAGGGTTCCTTCATCCATCTCAGGACGGAAATCAATTATCACAAGAGGATGTTGGTAATCATTATTTCCACAGTTTATTGGCTGATTCTTTTTTTCAAATTGTGAAAAAGGATAAGTTAGGTGACATCGAAACATGCAAGATGCCTGGTTTAGTACATGATCTTGCCCTGAGTGTCAATGGTGTTCATGACATCAAAATTGTTGATTCAAATGACATAGAATCTATTTCCGAATTTCGCCGTTTGCAGTTAGATTTAGATGCGCAAACatcaaaaacattttcaaaagttTTGGAAAAAGCAAAAAGAGTGAGGTCCATTGTTTCCATTAGAAATGATCGTTTGGGAGAACATTTGCATTATTCCGAAAATCTGCGGGTAGTTTGTTTGCTTCGTTGCTATGCTTTAGATATTCCATCTCAGTTACTTAAGCTTAAGCATTTGAGGTACCTTGACCTGACTTATTGTGATTTTGATGAAGGACATCATGTGTCAATCCATCAGCTTTACAACTTGCAGACATTAGTGCTTCGTGGATGCAAGAATGTAGAAACAATCCTTAAAGGAATTGGGTCTTTAAAAATCTTAAGGCACCTTAATATCCGGCATTCGGATGTTGAAGTGCTGACAGATTCTATCATTAAGCTTACAGATTTGCAGACATTAGATCTATATAGTTGCAAGCATTTTGTAGCTTTACCTGTAAATATAGGGTCTTTAAAAAATCTAGGAGGGTTAAACATTGAATGGTGTGAAAAGCTAAATGTATTACCCAGAGACCTTGGATCATTGACTCGATTAAGGTGCCTAGATTTGACAGGTACTGACATCAAAGTATTGCCTGAATCATGCATTAGCAGCCTTTGCAATTTGGAGGTAATGGTATTTGGAGATTGTAAGCTTCCCAAAGAAATAAAACATTGGCCAAAACTGAGAGTTCTTATACATGATAGAGAGCGAGGCGAAATGCCCATTGATACAGAAACGTTAACTTGCATTGAAACATTAGAATCTTATATGGTGAGGAGAAATGGAGAAAAAACCATCTCTTATAGTAGTGTTAGTATTAGTGGGATTGAAGAATTAGCCAACCTAAATAATCTGCAAGTGTTAAAAATTGTAGACCTAGGAAATGGTATTGATGCGGAGAGAGCAAagttaaaagaaaagataaaccTGCGTCATTTGTGTCTAAAATGGGGTACCTTTTTCGAGTTGTATCATATGGGTTTCGATGAGGAGGCGGTGTTGGAGGGTCTGGAACCTCACCCTAATTTGAGAGAGTTGGAAATATATGGATTCAAGGGGAAAAGGTTTCCGAAATGGATGAGTTCTTCTAATTGCCTTCCCAATTTGGTGAAACTAAATCTTTCGGGTTACAGTGGAAGTGACAGTCTACTATCGCTAGGTATGCTCCCATGTCTTGAGGTTCTTGAAATTTGTATGGCGTACTATGTCGAGTTTTTGGGTGAAGAGTTTTATTACCAGCAAGAAGAAATCAGCAGCACAACTACAATATCACTATTCCCTTCGCTAATTCATTTGAACGTTCGAGATATGGAAACTCTGAAAGAATGGGTTGTTCCAATTTACAATACATTTCCTTCCCTTGAGAAGCTAGAAATCTTCAACTGTCCAAAACTGAGAAGCATACCTAATTCATTTCCTTTCCTTAAGAAATTGTATTTAATGGATAATAACAGCGAGGCAGTCGCTGCAATTTTAGCTACCGGAGGACTTACCTCCGTCACCTTTCTTGAAATAAGAGAATCTCCTCAGTTACTATATATTCCACTGAGCTTACTATCCCAAAACAATACTCCAAATCTTCAAGAACTAGTTATTCATGAATGCTCCGAGTTTCTTGGTTTTGTTGGAGATGATTATATATTCGAGGTCTACAACAACAGCGAGAAGAATGGTGATGACGATAATGGATATGATGATCTCGAAGCATTAGTATTCTTTCTATCTAAAATGAACTTAGACTCCAACTCCGGCAATATCAGCAACTCTCTCTTGTCATTACAGTTGATTGATTGTCCCAATTTATGGGTACTCCCAGATATATGGTCATTCAATTCTCTCCGGAAATTAACTATCTTCAAGTGCGACGAATTGAAGGAGTTAATAACAAACTATCTCGAAGAATCTTTTATCTTTCTTCAAGAGTTGAAAGTTGATTTTATTCAAAAAGAATTCATTCAAGAAGATCCAACTGATTCTCGGAAGTTAGTTAATTTGATGGAATTTGTGGATCAGTGGAAGAAGTAG